In the Bombus fervidus isolate BK054 chromosome 13, iyBomFerv1, whole genome shotgun sequence genome, atataatagagaatataaataaaataaaggagataataaaatagatatgaTCAATGTTATCGGAGATTTCAAAAcagatacaaataattttcctgCAATCTTACCTTTGAAAGAATAATAGATATATTTGAGTTAAGATACATATATTGCGATATTTATCCATGtctaataaagaaatattgaaatatttgccaccaaaattaataacataattatCTTTTTAGGAATAGGATGTCTcttcccttttcttcctttacaCATGACTGAAATGGGATTGAGCATCGACCAGATCCGAATGATCTCAATAATCTCGCCAGCAGTCGCGATCTTAGGGCCTCTGTTTGCCGCTCCAATCGCAGATAAGTTAGCAGGTCATCAAGGAAGAGGCGACAAAATTTCAACTGGTCGTTACCTCAGGGTGATGATTGCCATTGCCTGCTTCCTCTCTGCTATTTTCTATGCTTTTCTTCTATTGATTCCAACAGCTGATCGCATTGAACCTCCAAGAGAAAGAAGACCTGATCTAAAGTTTAACTGCGATCAAACAGGAGCGGTGGTGTTGCAAGAAAGATGCAAAGATGATATTTCTTGCCACAGATGGTCTGACGAAACCAGAGTTGGCCCATTGCTTCTGGAAGGATGCAATTATGCTTGTTACCCTATAGGATCAAAACGATGGGATTCCGATGATAACGATGGTTCCACTACTTCTGGAACGACCGATTCCGATGTTATTGTTCTAGATGGCAGTGGCGAAACAACGGTGATTCCTCTCGAGAGTGAAATATACGCCCAGCTAAATGTGCAGGTAAAAAGCTGAACCAAGTGccaagaaataaaagataattttggTAATATACGATTGATTGAGACGAcatattgaatttcaaaattataattataacactTATGAAGAATAAAGAATGTGATTTATTGTGTCCCTACCCTGTAGTTCTCAATTGTATAAAGACagagtaatttaaatatatggaATATGTTGCAGGaacaagaagaaacgaaaaaaacgCGAAGATTCACCATGCCTGAAAGCGAACCACCTCATTTATGTTTTAAAGAGGGTGATAGTGTTGTTTGTCATGTTTACACCAAATATTCAGGCAATCTAGCTATAAATGCTACTCTGAAACAAGCCTTGAACAATGAAAGTGATCGAAATTGGTGTGCATATCCTCTGGCTGAGTACTTTGCTTGTCGTATACCTCCTGAACTTGAAACCAGAATGGCAGAAGTTTATCAGAGTTGTTCCATTGAATGTAGCTTAGTTGATCCATACACTCTTCCAGGTAATACTactatttattacattattagtagactgtggatatttatatttaaagagataaaagctaaattgaaatttgtttgactcgctaatattataacaagtttgaatataaaacaatactTACTTCCAGATAGCGTCCTCATAGAGAGTCAATGCCAACAGACAGAAGATTGGACCCACCTAGTATTCTGGACATACTTAGCTATTCGATCAGCTGCAGACATTTTCCCAACAACGGCTGTAGCTCTGATCGATGCAGCAGTTGTAATAGCCACCAGAGAAACATCCTGTGGACGCGGAGACGTAGGACGACAGTTGGCCTTCGGTTCACTTGGCTTTGCCATCTTCGGTCCTCTAACCGGCTATTTATGCACccttatagaaaatttgaactCTTTCTATTATTTGCCAATCGGTATACACGTGGTTATGATGCTCTTGACAGCCTTGGTAGCTCTTTGTGCGAACGGAATGCCTCTCAGTCCACCGGAATGGTGGTGGCATACTAGAAGTGGCATGTTAGCACTTCCTATGAGCGCTATCAAGAGATACGGTAGTGAAACTGTCGCTCTAGTAATTGTACTGATCATTATGGGGACTTTCTGGAGCGCCATGGATAGTTATCTACCTTTGTAAGAATCATTGCCTAGTCGTTTGACGCTGTTAGAGTACAGTTACAGTAAATGTATGTTCTGACGAACTGTCGTCGTGATGAATACGTGAAACAATCAAATATATAGATAGGTTCTTATGAATACAGAAGCTCGTGAAAGTATTCAAACAGTTGTAGATATCTTTTAAGGGATAGTTAAGATCATATAGGATATTTTTAGATCATACTGACAGAATATTCTTTTTAGACATCTACAAAAGTTAGGAGCTGACGAACTTCCCATTAGTGTAGCCATGACAGTCGGAGCTGTTCCAgcgtttctatttctttggAAATCTGAACATTTAGTTGACTACTGTGGTCACAGTAACCTTCTCATCACTGCCTTCACTGTGTATATTATTAGGTAGGTaagtttttttatataataaaatttctcttgtaatttacatatttaaaaaaattgaaactatTAGGTTCACTGGTTTAAGCCTCGTGGCAGAACCTTGGTGGTCTCTAATTTTCGAGGCTCTTGAAGTTTTCACGCTAGGTATCATGTGGGTTACTGCCATTCTTTACCTACGACATCTCGTCCCGCGTCACTTGACTGTGACTGCTCAGGCATTACCTGTGATTGCGCATTTCTGCGTTGGTATGCATTCTAAATGCAATTTTAAGATTATACTTGATGATTTCATACACGCAATTTAGTAACTTCAATATTCATCCATGTGGCATTGTATATTGTGATAATGatcgtttttaataattcgttTCAGGTCGATGCATCGGAGCCGTGGTTGGTGCTTACATCAACGTCAGCGGCTCTGACATCGTTGGCTCGTTAAGATTCGTTTACCGTTGTATGGCCGTCGCTGCTGCGGCTGTTGCCGGTTTATACTTCGTCCTATATCACGGCCTATTAAAACCGCGATGTCACGCACACACCATACAAGGTCCACGACAACCCCCCACTATCGTACAGGGTAAGTAACTTTTTGatgatttatatgtataattaacaataatatttaattaatattatgacTGATAATTTGAACTAACTATTCAATTTATCATGCAAGCTGCTATTAAGGAATATGAATTAAGTGAGTGGTTTtccaatattaatttattgattcTATATTATCgttacattatattacattcCCAATGTttggtgttttttttttttattaatatgacTTCTCTTattactctttttttttattgctgTTTTTTTAGCGATGAATGGAAATGGAAATTACACACCACTCAGGGTCTATCACAACGGTATGGGTAGAAAAGGTCAATTCCGCTATTGAAGAGTTAAAgaatgagaaaaaaaagagtgtTTAACGACACTATAAATGTCATGTTACGGTGCTAGTGATTAGACTGTCGTTGTTGTtgcaattaaaaacaaaagattGTCATTGTTATGCGACATATGTAAGGAAAGTGCGTTTATCAGTGCTCAGCCTTTAACATTTCTTTACTTTCTATCCAAACTCTTACGACGAAATTGTCAACTCTTTGATACTATCattaatttccttttataCAAGCAATTTCTAAGAATTAATTTGCTCAAGTGTACTTCAAAATGTCGAAGCGAGATTTTACATTTGTCAATACCGAAATGAGATTAGAGAATTAGAAGGTAGAAGTACTCAGATTATGAGTGaagcattttttaaatcactTTTTGCTTTAGTtatcttcttaatttttatacatttataattgtacgattacaatttcttttgataaaaaaaatagaattactttatatatttttttaaattaaaagacccatattttcatgtttatttttttaatgtaaagaacaaattttaaaaaattacctaCTTAATTTTTGAGTACTTGTATCTAAATTAACAATGAATAGTAATATTGCCGGATCATTACTACTCTAAGTGTAACATCTGTAATGCTTTTTCATCATCTCAATCTTTGTATCCTTTATAGGTACACAAGTGATATATTAATATCGCGGAAAAGTTACGAACTCGTTTCGTAACTCTGTTGCGTTTCAATTCTTTGTATACTTGACTGCGATCACGTAGGTGTTACGTGTTCATAatgtatttataagaaaaaatttctACAGACTTGTTGTATGTATctactgaaaaatatttgcctCCATGTGTAGGGTATAAGACTTTAActgaaagataaaagaaagtaaTATATTGATTTTTGGGGTCGAAATGTGTATTCACACAGAcgacaaaaaataaatgaaattaagcaAAATCtaagtttttaaattcaaGATGCAATTGAAATTGAACAAAGAAAAACTACCAATTTTCCcaaaattttcttccttctgaatcccccccccccccaacgaAAAACAAACAGAAGGCACTTTGCTACAGAGTCTATGAAAAATGGCTATGCTTAACggtttgaaagaaatttattcttcAGATTCATACTTAAGGTTAACAAATGAATTTGTCATTTGCTATAGcttgaattattttaacatgATATTGTAGATATAATACGTtagtatatataaaacatgttCAATATTTTCGTGGCCTTATTTTCCGCCATTCTTGCATATCTATTCGCTTATAATGAttgaacatttaatatttatgtaaatataactATATCATTAAATAATCATATGAAACATATCTATACtgacattaaaaatattcatacatcAAGTTCTCCATCTTATTcgataatttcgaaaataataagtgtaaaaaaattattataagctGAATTTGTGCAAGAAATTTCCTGCTCTAACAATTATcaattatgtaaaaaaaacATTATTAAGACTTTTTACATCGTTCATttcgtataatatttgtacaaaACAAAACTATAACAACTTTCTACTTATCTAAAAATGAACAATATTGTTGGTATTCTTATCCTATTAATTGGTATTacctataattttatttagtatatagtttaataaattaacaaaacagtttccaaaaatttcgtgaaaaatatatacctatgTATCTTAAAGATATTGAGTGATCAATTAGGAATTTTTTAGTACAGTCAAATGTACGAGAATTGCTATGACAAATTCAAAATATCCTATCATCATGTAAAGATGTAGATTATCATGTAGAAATGATAAGGTGTTTTCTGTGATACTGATTTCTatacttataatttttcaaagcaATACTCGCACAACTGATTAATCATAAATAATaagttgaaaataattcgattaaagTACTAATGAAACTCACGAAAGATGttaaataactattttttaattaatcatcaATAATAGTACAGTCATCTTCAGATTCTATAGTACTGGTTATGCTCaaatcttctttattttttgataCATTTACTATATCAACTTCACCTGTAATGGAAAAATGTCCTTTTTGTGTTTTAGCTTCTTTCCTCGaattattatcaataaatTCATTCGCGCCAGTCTTTTTAACTAAATCGTCATTTAAGTTACTAACCATTTTCGAAAGATCATGAACAACTCTACAAGTAATTGAGTTTGCCTGTCGCGATTCATAGAACGTCAGATCGCTTTCCTTCTTAACAgaaatacatgaaatattGCTACTTGAAGCAGTTGACTTATCCATAGTTTCTAGCATTTCAGAAACGTATGGCGAATTAGCTTCTATTAGATCCTTTAATGATGTTTCGTTTGGATCGGGCAACTCTTCAGAATTTTCAGCTTGTTTGCTTTGAGAGTTCATACTCCGTTTTTGTAAGAACTGAATAAAATGATCTTCGTAACTGCCAGATTGCTTATTACCCTTTTTAACAGACGATGTCGAAACATTATCCTTTTTCCCCGattgtttatttttcgttaacgCAAAATACAATATAGACCTATCATAATTTTCCAATTCTGCAGAATTTATTTGTACAGATTTATCTACCAACAGAACAGAATGGTTACCTACGGCTCGTTCTATAGTGCTTCTTTttttgaagatatttattcCATCGACCACATTTGTATTACCAACCAGATCAGATGGGCTCATAATACCGTACTCTATTTCATCGCTAATATTGGAATCTTCGTCGGATTCATTTACGCAAATCATATCAAGAGGTATTTCTTCACGCTTTCCGCGATAAGTCTTGCGAATATTATTCTTATCTATAGACTGAGTAAGTCCCACTtttgttgaatattttctCCATCTATTATATTCACGTATTATTCTGTCATTAATATACGCTAATTGAGTCACAGTATTGCGTATGTCAGAATGAAACTGTTTGATTAAAAGACGAGCGTCGGTCGGTTCATAGTTTTTAAATTCCTCTCGTTTAGCCGTATCGAACAAATCTTGGAATTTCATCTTGAGATGAAGTAGAATACTATTAATCTCTTTGCCATGAGGAAGTAACCTTTGGTTTAATGTTTTCGCATTATGCCTTTTTTGTACATCTTGTTTCGCTGTAATAGTATAATTATTCTTAGAAGATGAACTTAGAAGAGCAACAGGTACTGCTTTGTCATTACTATTGGAACTGCTAGTAGGTCGTGGAACTCCTGACGGACCGACAACCGCTACATCTTCTGAATCACTGTCGATCTCAATGATATTCAGGTTCGTGTTTGTACGCGGTGCCTGCGGCTTAGGCAAGAAGAACCGTGGTCGATGTATTAAGTTAATGTTCTGATTAGGTATAGTAACCATTGACGTTGGCGTAGAATGTAGTGTCTGATATAAATTCACTTTGTTCGTCTGGTTTAGCGAAGTAGGTACATGACGGCGAGGTGCAATAGGTGATGAAGATTgcaaaaaattagaatttgcaACAACATTCATAACAGCCGTGTTATACATTGTTGGCTGTTGAgcaatggggagattcattcTATGATGACCAGGGTTTACTTGAGATTGCGAGATAATAGTACCATCTGCTCCAATAGTGGTATTTTCGCACTCAACCATCGTTTGCTCGCATGAGAGTAAAGATGGTAATATTCTATTGTTATCCGTGGAAGTATCGTCTGATATTCCGATATATTTATCAGACAtagatatactattaccgttggaaaattttgttttgccACGACCCTTTTTTTTACGTTTAGAAACAGCATTTGGTACTATTTGTTTGGGCATGTAAGTTTCGTCCTCTTCTTCCGAATTCGAGCCATTTCGTCGACGCTTCCGTTTTCTTCTGCGCGGACAGCATTTCGATTCGTCAGTGTTCATTTTATCGTCTATTTCCTCTTGAGGCAACTTACAATTTTGATATATTCTGCAATCATTTAAAATacatgtaattaaatttaagagaaatcttttattttttatttctattttagtaATTGTTTACCTATTTATTGTTTGAATATGCTGAAGCAAGGCCCAACAAGTTCCTCTAGCATTATACAGATCTGTGGGATCACAGACAAAGCATTTCCATCTCTCAACTgcttcaattttttttctcaatatGGGATCAAAGTTTCttttaatacatttgtaaCAGAAAGTGTTACTACAAAAGGAACAGCAGTATAAGTTACCACCATTTGCGCACCATCTACAAAACATATCTGTATCATCATcacctgtaaaatataattaagaaagCCCATCAAATTTTGTTGAGTTGTTAGATGTAGATACCAATAAAGTATATACCTTGTTCAAAAGTGCCATCACCATAGAAATCTTTGCAT is a window encoding:
- the LOC139993774 gene encoding uncharacterized protein isoform X1; this encodes MSITASTERMDTTKDLPKKKFINVNLLSLKLLLFLFFGGIGCLFPFLPLHMTEMGLSIDQIRMISIISPAVAILGPLFAAPIADKLAGHQGRGDKISTGRYLRVMIAIACFLSAIFYAFLLLIPTADRIEPPRERRPDLKFNCDQTGAVVLQERCKDDISCHRWSDETRVGPLLLEGCNYACYPIGSKRWDSDDNDGSTTSGTTDSDVIVLDGSGETTVIPLESEIYAQLNVQEQEETKKTRRFTMPESEPPHLCFKEGDSVVCHVYTKYSGNLAINATLKQALNNESDRNWCAYPLAEYFACRIPPELETRMAEVYQSCSIECSLVDPYTLPDSVLIESQCQQTEDWTHLVFWTYLAIRSAADIFPTTAVALIDAAVVIATRETSCGRGDVGRQLAFGSLGFAIFGPLTGYLCTLIENLNSFYYLPIGIHVVMMLLTALVALCANGMPLSPPEWWWHTRSGMLALPMSAIKRYGSETVALVIVLIIMGTFWSAMDSYLPLHLQKLGADELPISVAMTVGAVPAFLFLWKSEHLVDYCGHSNLLITAFTVYIIRFTGLSLVAEPWWSLIFEALEVFTLGIMWVTAILYLRHLVPRHLTVTAQALPVIAHFCVGRCIGAVVGAYINVSGSDIVGSLRFVYRCMAVAAAAVAGLYFVLYHGLLKPRCHAHTIQGPRQPPTIVQAAIKEYELTMNGNGNYTPLRVYHNGMGRKGQFRY
- the LOC139993774 gene encoding uncharacterized protein isoform X2: MSITASTERMDTTKDLPKKKFINVNLLSLKLLLFLFFGGIGCLFPFLPLHMTEMGLSIDQIRMISIISPAVAILGPLFAAPIADKLAGHQGRGDKISTGRYLRVMIAIACFLSAIFYAFLLLIPTADRIEPPRERRPDLKFNCDQTGAVVLQERCKDDISCHRWSDETRVGPLLLEGCNYACYPIGSKRWDSDDNDGSTTSGTTDSDVIVLDGSGETTVIPLESEIYAQLNVQEQEETKKTRRFTMPESEPPHLCFKEGDSVVCHVYTKYSGNLAINATLKQALNNESDRNWCAYPLAEYFACRIPPELETRMAEVYQSCSIECSLVDPYTLPDSVLIESQCQQTEDWTHLVFWTYLAIRSAADIFPTTAVALIDAAVVIATRETSCGRGDVGRQLAFGSLGFAIFGPLTGYLCTLIENLNSFYYLPIGIHVVMMLLTALVALCANGMPLSPPEWWWHTRSGMLALPMSAIKRYGSETVALVIVLIIMGTFWSAMDSYLPLHLQKLGADELPISVAMTVGAVPAFLFLWKSEHLVDYCGHSNLLITAFTVYIIRFTGLSLVAEPWWSLIFEALEVFTLGIMWVTAILYLRHLVPRHLTVTAQALPVIAHFCVGRCIGAVVGAYINVSGSDIVGSLRFVYRCMAVAAAAVAGLYFVLYHGLLKPRCHAHTIQGPRQPPTIVQAMNGNGNYTPLRVYHNGMGRKGQFRY
- the LOC139993773 gene encoding uncharacterized protein; its protein translation is MLSLTRMDISNMLEVQVDEVKEVDIKENVTPKELLPSTTNAPVPISQEEYNYYKLMFGNDISVVQFQRLHCTACDAHIGSAPADAHNMFEHPVLHTLLCAKCKDFYGDGTFEQGDDDTDMFCRWCANGGNLYCCSFCSNTFCYKCIKRNFDPILRKKIEAVERWKCFVCDPTDLYNARGTCWALLQHIQTINRIYQNCKLPQEEIDDKMNTDESKCCPRRRKRKRRRNGSNSEEEDETYMPKQIVPNAVSKRKKKGRGKTKFSNGNSISMSDKYIGISDDTSTDNNRILPSLLSCEQTMVECENTTIGADGTIISQSQVNPGHHRMNLPIAQQPTMYNTAVMNVVANSNFLQSSSPIAPRRHVPTSLNQTNKVNLYQTLHSTPTSMVTIPNQNINLIHRPRFFLPKPQAPRTNTNLNIIEIDSDSEDVAVVGPSGVPRPTSSSNSNDKAVPVALLSSSSKNNYTITAKQDVQKRHNAKTLNQRLLPHGKEINSILLHLKMKFQDLFDTAKREEFKNYEPTDARLLIKQFHSDIRNTVTQLAYINDRIIREYNRWRKYSTKVGLTQSIDKNNIRKTYRGKREEIPLDMICVNESDEDSNISDEIEYGIMSPSDLVGNTNVVDGINIFKKRSTIERAVGNHSVLLVDKSVQINSAELENYDRSILYFALTKNKQSGKKDNVSTSSVKKGNKQSGSYEDHFIQFLQKRSMNSQSKQAENSEELPDPNETSLKDLIEANSPYVSEMLETMDKSTASSSNISCISVKKESDLTFYESRQANSITCRVVHDLSKMVSNLNDDLVKKTGANEFIDNNSRKEAKTQKGHFSITGEVDIVNVSKNKEDLSITSTIESEDDCTIIDD